The Rhodothermales bacterium nucleotide sequence GCCGAGCGGGGTGACGGTCGCTTCGCTGCCGCCACACACCGCGGCATGGATCAGGCCGCGCTGGATCATCACGAAGGCGTCGCCGATGTTGTGGTTGCCGGTGGCGCACGCCGACACGATTGCGTAGTTCGGACCCCGGAAGCCATGCTTCATCGAAATGTGGCCCGCGGCGATGTCCGGAATGAGCATCGGAATGAAGAACGGGGAGATGCGGTTGGGGCCCTGATTCAGGTAGATCTCGGTCTGTTCCTGAAAGGTCTGCAGCCCGCCGATGCCGCTCCCGAAAATGACGGCCGTGCCGTCTTTTTCCTCCGTGGAGAGCGTGCTCGGGTCGATGCCGGCGTCCTGAACGGCCTGGTCCGCGGCGACGATGGCGAGCTGGGTGAACCGGTCGGCCCGGCGAGCGGATTTTTTGTCCATGTGATTCAGGACATCAAACCCCTTCAATTCGCAGGCGAACCGGGTGGCATACTCGCTCGAGTCGAACGCCGTAATCGGGCCGGCGCCGCTCTTGCCCTGCATCATGCCTTCCCAGAATGACTCGACGCTGAGGCCAATGGGGGTAAGCGCACCCATGCCTGTAATCACCACCCTGCGCATGCCGTTGCTCATAGGTTAAACCGTCCGTTGCGGATGTATGCAGACAAAAATGCCCGGCGTGCCGCTTCCGCAATGGCAGCGACACGCCGGGCCTGCATACCGAATCAGCTCGTTTTTTCTTTCAGATAGTCAACGGCGTGCCCGACCGTGGAGATCTTTTCGGCGTCCTCATCTGGAATCGTGACATCGAATTCTTTTTCGAATTCCATGATGAGCTCGACCGTGTCGAGTGAGTCTGCGCCGAGGTCGTTGATAAAAGAGGACTCGATGGTGATGTTCTCTTCCTCAACGCCCAGCTTGTCGGCGACGATGGCGAAGACTTTGGATTTAATCTCGGACATAACTAACGGCGTTCTTGCTGATGGTATGGTGGATTGCGACGGGATCAGGCGGCGGGGTTTGCCGGTCTAGCCTGTGCCGAAGTCGCACTCGCGAGCGCGCTAAATTACTCCAGGGTATGGGTAGAAGCAACGCAGGCGCGCGTTTGGTGCAAACGCGCATCAAAACAGGCGGCTTAAATCCCGCCGGTTCGAGGATTGTTTCTGTCAGCGAAGACGCCCGCGTGTTACGCGCACATGTTCATCATGGCCATTCGGCGCAGATGCTGAAGGGCGGATCGCAGATACGTCGTGGTTTGATACACGCGGCTGAGCCGGAACGCGCCTTCCAGGGTGCTGGTGATGTGCGCCGCAAAGGAGGGCGGGTCGATGGAGCGAACGAAGTCGCCGAGCAACCTGCCGCGGCGCAGCACATGCTCGATCGCAAGCTGGATGCCGAGCAGTTCGCGGCGGGCCAGCGCCTTGATGTCCGGATCGCACCCTTCTTCCGTGAGCGTGTTGAACAACGCGCAGCCTCCCTTGAGCGGGGGACGGGAAAAAAGGTACTCGAAGCCGTCGAAAATAGCCGCCAGCTGGTCGGGCGCGCTGGCGTGCGCGGCGATGACGCGATGGAGGTGCGCGACGGACTGGCCGGCGGCAAACGCGAAGGCCGCCCGGGCAAACTGGTCGGGCGTTTCGTACGCCCAGCTCAACTCGGTCTCCGTGTCGACGCACGCACGCCACACATCGGCAAAATAGCGGTCGCTATAGCCGATATGGTTGAACAACTGCGCTGCTTCGTGGACGACGGTTTGTTTACTTACGCCTTCTGCACGCATACAGGATCTATGAATGACGGCGATGTCGCCGTAGACGTTCTCGGGAAAAGAGATGGTCCGTACCCCGATTCGGAAAAAAGAAAGCACCAAAGAAAAGCGCTTCCAGGACGATTGTCAATCGCCGCGATGTCGGTCGCTCACTTTTTTCGCGGGACGGACAGGTCCCTTTCTTCTAGCCATCCGTGTGCCAGATTGGTTCCGGCCGGCGCGCGTCAAATTATCGGCGCCCCCGGAGCCCTGCCATCGCGACGCTTCCTCGCCGCCCGGCCCCCGGTCCCGCTAACAGAACGTCACTTTTTGGCCGATACCCGTAGGCAACAGGATGCGCGACGTGGCGTAAGAGAAACGTTTTGTCCGGGATCGGAGCCCATCCGCCGGCGCGCGCGCTGGATCGGGTGGCGTCGGACCATGGTCGTCGCTCCGTCGTGCCAGGCGGCACTAGCCCCGCCGGCGTACCTCTTCATCTCTGATGCTAAAACCACGAATGGCCTACCTGTTTACCTCTGAATCTGTATCCGAAGGACACCCGGATAAGGTTGCCGACCAGATCTCCGACGCCATCCTCGACGCGCTGCTCGCCCAGGATGCCTCCAGCCGCGTAGCCGTCGAAACGCTCGTGACGACCGGCCTGGTGATGCTCTCGGGCGAAGTGACGACGAGCGCTTACATCGACGTGCAGCAGATCGCGCGCGACGTGATCCGCGATATCGGCTACACGGATCCGCGCCTCCGGTTCGACTCGGATTCGTGCGGCGTCCTGAGCAGCATCCACGAGCAGAGCGCGGACATCAGCCAGGGGGTGACGGAAGGGGCCGGCCTGCACGCCGAGCAGGGCGCCGGCGACCAGGGCATGATGTTCGGATACGCGTCCCGCGAAACGGACGAACTGATGCCGATGACGCTGGTCTTCTCGCACGGCCTCGTCCGCGAACTCGCCCAGATCCGCAAACACACCAACCTGATGCCCTATCTGCGCCCCGACGCGAAGAGCCAGGTCACGATCGAATATGAAGACGACCGACGCACCCCCCGGCGCGTGCACACGGTCGTCGTGTCGACCCAGCACGATGAGGAGGTGTCTCAGAAGCGGATCTATGACGATGTGCGCGAGATCCTCCTTCCGCGCGTCATTCCGGCCGAGCTGATCGACAAGGACCTCATCCTCCACGTCAACCCGACGGGGCGCTTCGTCATCGGCGGGCCGCATGGCGATACCGGGCTGACCGGGCGCAAGATCATCGTGGATACCTACGGCGGCCGCGGCGCGCACGGCGGCGGCGCCTTCAGCGGCAAGGACCCCTCGAAGGTCGACCGCTCGGCGGCCTATGCCGCGCGGCACGTGGCGAAAAATCTCGTAGCCGCCGGCCTCGCCGATGAAGTGCTCGTCCAGATCGCCTACGCCATCGGCGTCGCCGCCCCGGTGTCGATCGACGTGAGCACCTATGGCACAGGAGTTGTTTCTGATACACAGCTGGTGCAACTGGTTCGCGAGACGTTCGATTTGCGCCCGACATCCATCATTCGTCAGCTGGATCTGCTTAAACCGAAATACCGCCAGACAGCTGCATACGGTCACTTTGGTCGTTCGGAGTTCTCCTGGGAGGCGCTCGATCGGGTGGACTCGCTGAAGCGGGCCGCCGCGCAGCTTGCCTGACGGACCGAGCGACCACGTCTCACTATGGAATGCCTCGATATACTTCGCACCTGATTCTTGCGGGCGTCATGCTGGCTGTCCTCGCCTCCCCGGCGTTCGGGCAGGCGCGGCAGCCGCAAGCGCGCGTGGCGGATGTTTTGTCCGCCGTCGCGGCCGCTCGGTACGCGCCGGAGGACACGCTGACCCGGTTCCGGACGCGTGTCGTCCCGGAGGGGCGGGTGGATATCGACGACGGTGTGTTGCGGGCACGCTATCGCATCGAGGCGCCTCCGCCGCCGGCATCGCTCGGCGATGAGGCGGTCGCCCGGCGCTACCTCGCGGACCAGGCCGGTTCCTTCGGCATGGAAGCCTCGCTGGACGATCTCGTGCTCGCGGACCGCGTCGAGAGCGAGGGGGCCCGGCATCTCACGTTTCAGCAGATGTATCGCGGCATTCCGGTGTACCACCGGACCGTCCGCGTCAACCTGGATGGCCGCCGCGCGCCGGCGATGGTGCTTAGCGGCTATGCCCCGAACCTGGCTCGAAACGCCGCGCTGGACGTGCAGCCGCTCCGCTCGGCCGGCGAGGTGCTCGCGCTGGCCCGGGATGCGCTCCAGGGCGATCTCGCCCGCAGCGTGCCGGCGGAGCTGGTCGTGATCCCTCGCCCCGAACCGCGGCTGGCCTGGCGGCTCGTCGCCTGGAGCGAACGGAATCACGGCGAGTGGGAGCTGCTCATCGACGATAGGTCGGGCGCGCTCATCCAGATCCGCGACCTGAGCACGCACGCGCGTCCCTATGTCGCGTCGCCCTCCGAAACGAGGGCGCATCTCCCGCCGGCCCCCGCCGTCGGCGCGGCCGGCATGGCGACGGGACAGGGCTTCGCTTTCAACCCCGATCCGCTCTCCACGTCGGGCCTGACGTACGCGCAGGCGTTCG carries:
- a CDS encoding acyl carrier protein, which translates into the protein MSEIKSKVFAIVADKLGVEEENITIESSFINDLGADSLDTVELIMEFEKEFDVTIPDEDAEKISTVGHAVDYLKEKTS
- the metK gene encoding methionine adenosyltransferase encodes the protein MAYLFTSESVSEGHPDKVADQISDAILDALLAQDASSRVAVETLVTTGLVMLSGEVTTSAYIDVQQIARDVIRDIGYTDPRLRFDSDSCGVLSSIHEQSADISQGVTEGAGLHAEQGAGDQGMMFGYASRETDELMPMTLVFSHGLVRELAQIRKHTNLMPYLRPDAKSQVTIEYEDDRRTPRRVHTVVVSTQHDEEVSQKRIYDDVREILLPRVIPAELIDKDLILHVNPTGRFVIGGPHGDTGLTGRKIIVDTYGGRGAHGGGAFSGKDPSKVDRSAAYAARHVAKNLVAAGLADEVLVQIAYAIGVAAPVSIDVSTYGTGVVSDTQLVQLVRETFDLRPTSIIRQLDLLKPKYRQTAAYGHFGRSEFSWEALDRVDSLKRAAAQLA